One window of Klebsiella quasivariicola genomic DNA carries:
- a CDS encoding methionine ABC transporter permease, with amino-acid sequence MFDLIDTAITGDQFLLALHDTLIMVAVSLGFGALLGVPLGIVLVICRPGGIVAHPVVHQALNPLINVLRSLPFIILLIVILPFTRLLVGTTIGTAGAIVPLIVFVAPYIARLVESSLLEVDEGILEAADAMGATPLQTVWLFMLPEAAASLILALTTATIGLLGATAMAGTVGGGGIGDLAITYGYQRFDAFATLTTALVLIVIVQLIQTLGTRLARRLRRE; translated from the coding sequence ATGTTTGATCTTATAGATACCGCTATCACCGGCGATCAGTTTCTGCTGGCGCTGCATGACACTCTGATTATGGTCGCCGTTTCACTGGGTTTTGGCGCGCTGCTTGGCGTACCGCTGGGAATTGTGCTGGTGATTTGCCGTCCCGGCGGCATTGTAGCCCATCCGGTGGTGCATCAGGCGCTGAATCCGCTGATTAACGTGCTGCGCTCGCTGCCGTTTATCATTTTGCTGATTGTGATCCTGCCCTTTACCAGACTGCTGGTGGGCACCACGATCGGCACGGCGGGAGCCATCGTGCCGCTGATCGTCTTTGTCGCTCCCTATATTGCCCGGCTGGTGGAGAGCTCGCTGCTGGAGGTGGATGAGGGGATCCTGGAGGCCGCGGATGCCATGGGCGCCACGCCCCTGCAGACGGTCTGGCTCTTTATGCTGCCGGAGGCGGCGGCGTCGCTGATTCTGGCCCTCACCACGGCGACGATCGGCCTGCTTGGCGCTACCGCCATGGCGGGAACGGTGGGCGGCGGCGGGATTGGCGACCTCGCCATCACCTACGGCTATCAGCGCTTCGACGCCTTTGCCACCCTAACCACCGCTCTGGTGCTGATTGTGATTGTCCAGCTGATCCAGACGCTGGGCACCCGTTTAGCTCGTCGACTGCGCCGTGAATAA
- a CDS encoding methionine ABC transporter ATP-binding protein, whose protein sequence is MIEFRHVSKSFSRKGHPVLALQDINLSIERGDIFGIIGYSGAGKSTLLRLINRLETPGEGDVLLNGESLQACNGQRLQAIKKDIGMIFQNFNLLNSKTVFHNIAIPLILQGRDKAYIQARVAELLAFVDLSDKMHSYPNELSGGQKQRVGIARALATNPSVLLCDEATSALDPHTTVQILLLLQEINRRYGITIVLITHEMSVIQKICHKVAVMQAGRIVEQGTVFDLFAQPQHPVTASFVQSVVHDRLPQRVASLLQRDNGARALRLEFIGATAQQPIINHLIREYAVEVNILFASMSEVQGRILGFMIVQLLGEPDETERAITHLADAGVKIIHV, encoded by the coding sequence ATGATTGAATTTCGCCACGTCAGTAAATCCTTTTCCAGGAAAGGGCATCCGGTACTGGCCTTACAGGATATTAATCTCAGCATTGAGCGGGGCGATATTTTCGGCATTATTGGTTACAGCGGCGCAGGAAAAAGCACCTTATTGCGGCTGATTAATCGTCTGGAAACGCCGGGCGAGGGCGACGTGCTGCTGAACGGCGAGTCGTTACAGGCCTGCAACGGCCAGCGTCTGCAGGCGATCAAAAAAGATATCGGCATGATCTTTCAGAATTTTAATCTGCTGAATTCGAAAACCGTTTTCCATAACATCGCCATCCCGCTTATTTTGCAGGGGCGTGACAAGGCCTATATTCAGGCGCGGGTGGCGGAGCTGCTGGCGTTTGTCGATCTGAGCGACAAAATGCACAGCTACCCCAATGAGCTGTCAGGAGGGCAAAAGCAGCGTGTCGGTATTGCCCGGGCGCTGGCCACTAACCCGTCGGTGCTGCTGTGCGATGAAGCTACCTCGGCGCTCGATCCCCACACCACGGTGCAGATCTTACTTCTGCTGCAGGAGATAAATCGCCGCTATGGCATCACCATCGTACTGATCACCCATGAAATGTCGGTGATCCAGAAAATCTGTCACAAGGTGGCGGTGATGCAGGCGGGCCGTATCGTTGAACAGGGAACGGTTTTCGACCTCTTTGCCCAGCCGCAGCACCCGGTCACCGCCAGTTTTGTTCAGTCGGTGGTGCACGACCGCCTGCCGCAACGGGTGGCGTCGCTCCTGCAGCGCGATAACGGCGCCCGGGCTTTACGCCTCGAATTTATCGGCGCGACGGCGCAGCAGCCGATCATTAATCACCTGATCCGCGAATATGCGGTCGAGGTCAATATCCTGTTCGCCAGTATGTCCGAAGTTCAGGGCCGGATTCTGGGATTTATGATTGTGCAACTCCTCGGCGAGCCTGACGAAACCGAACGCGCCATCACCCATCTTGCTGATGCAGGAGTGAAAATCATCCATGTTTGA
- a CDS encoding MetQ/NlpA family ABC transporter substrate-binding protein encodes MNKSVAFGITFILLSASSFYAAADDHLIRVGFNPGPYKEQFEKGVAPYLLSKGYKIEYKDFSDGIQINDAVARGAIEANIMQHPVYLKAINERLGIDNVGIVQVPTPPMGLYGGKLTTLGTPAAGTVVSVPNQPSNEYRAVLVLESLGWVKIKPDSDPATFSQRNIVDNPYKIVLKEMDNAQQVRALPDVDYGLIQGNFAVSSGMSLTSALKLETATSHFINVVTVAGKNQNAQFAKDIIAGYHSADFKKYILSHPQYDGYLLPDYLK; translated from the coding sequence ATGAACAAATCAGTTGCGTTCGGGATAACATTCATCCTGTTGTCCGCTAGCTCTTTTTACGCCGCCGCCGACGATCATCTTATTCGCGTCGGCTTTAACCCCGGACCGTATAAAGAACAATTTGAAAAAGGCGTCGCGCCCTATTTATTGAGTAAGGGGTATAAAATCGAATATAAAGATTTCAGCGATGGTATTCAGATCAATGACGCGGTGGCCCGCGGCGCTATCGAAGCAAATATCATGCAGCATCCGGTATACCTGAAAGCGATTAATGAGCGACTGGGGATTGATAACGTGGGCATTGTGCAGGTACCGACGCCGCCGATGGGGCTGTATGGTGGGAAACTAACCACCCTGGGTACCCCGGCGGCAGGCACCGTCGTGTCGGTACCAAACCAGCCGTCGAATGAGTATCGCGCGGTACTGGTGCTGGAGAGTCTGGGCTGGGTGAAAATCAAACCAGACAGCGATCCGGCCACTTTTTCGCAGCGTAACATCGTGGATAATCCCTACAAAATTGTTCTCAAAGAGATGGATAATGCCCAGCAGGTTCGCGCGCTGCCGGACGTCGACTATGGCCTGATTCAGGGCAATTTCGCCGTATCCAGCGGCATGTCGCTCACCTCGGCATTAAAGCTGGAGACCGCCACCAGCCATTTTATTAATGTCGTGACCGTCGCCGGTAAAAACCAAAACGCGCAGTTTGCCAAAGATATTATTGCCGGCTATCACTCTGCCGATTTCAAAAAATATATTCTTAGCCATCCGCAGTATGATGGTTACCTGCTGCCTGATTATTTAAAATGA
- a CDS encoding aminotransferase class I/II-fold pyridoxal phosphate-dependent enzyme codes for MPDFTASPLVDALEENLFSVLEKLAAEVNTETLPLIDLSSGSPDQPTPPEVIDALQSAIQRRENHGYPSFWGKPQVREAIAQFYRRQYDVELDPHSEVAVFQGSHIGIGGIPRALLSPGQYLISTDPCYPIYRSAALQSQAAFFGLPLRAENQFLPDFDDLPQEVADKAGLVVLNYPHNPTGALATPALFASALQFARRHHVPILHDFAYAAIGSTAGDAPLSLFSQPDAKAWGVETYTFSKTFNMAGWRFGFAVGNASIIRAFKKLHTHSYSTVFGAIQDAAIAALNLPAERIAQLTAVYHQRRTWVLRRLAALRWPARAAQGTFFLWLGVPPGYSSQQFAQLLLQDAHILVAPGSGFGEGGEGFIRISLTAGDDALSNALDRLARLALF; via the coding sequence ATGCCTGATTTTACTGCTTCACCGCTGGTGGACGCCCTGGAAGAGAATTTATTCAGTGTTCTGGAAAAACTGGCCGCCGAGGTCAACACCGAGACACTGCCGCTGATCGATCTCTCCAGCGGTAGCCCGGATCAGCCTACCCCGCCCGAAGTGATTGATGCATTGCAAAGCGCTATCCAGCGTCGTGAAAACCATGGCTATCCGTCGTTCTGGGGCAAGCCGCAGGTCCGCGAGGCGATCGCCCAGTTCTATCGCCGGCAGTATGATGTGGAACTCGATCCACATAGCGAAGTCGCCGTGTTTCAGGGTTCCCATATCGGCATTGGCGGCATCCCGCGGGCGCTGCTCAGCCCCGGGCAATACCTCATCTCCACCGATCCGTGCTATCCGATTTACCGCTCGGCGGCGCTGCAGTCTCAGGCGGCGTTTTTTGGCCTGCCGCTGAGGGCGGAGAATCAGTTCCTGCCGGATTTTGACGACCTTCCTCAGGAAGTGGCGGACAAAGCAGGCCTTGTGGTGCTCAACTACCCGCATAACCCGACCGGCGCCCTCGCCACGCCGGCGCTGTTCGCCAGCGCCCTGCAGTTTGCCCGTCGTCACCATGTGCCGATCCTGCACGATTTCGCCTATGCGGCCATCGGCAGCACGGCTGGCGACGCGCCGCTAAGCCTCTTCTCCCAGCCCGACGCGAAAGCGTGGGGAGTGGAAACTTATACCTTTTCCAAGACCTTTAACATGGCCGGCTGGCGCTTCGGCTTCGCGGTCGGCAACGCCTCGATTATCCGCGCGTTCAAAAAGCTGCATACCCATAGCTACAGCACGGTGTTTGGCGCAATCCAGGATGCGGCGATCGCCGCGCTGAACCTGCCGGCGGAGCGCATTGCGCAGCTGACGGCGGTCTATCATCAGCGCCGGACGTGGGTTTTGCGTCGACTGGCCGCGCTGCGCTGGCCGGCTCGTGCCGCCCAAGGCACGTTCTTTCTCTGGCTGGGCGTGCCGCCAGGATACAGCTCACAGCAGTTTGCCCAGCTGCTGTTGCAGGACGCGCATATTCTGGTGGCGCCGGGCAGCGGTTTTGGCGAAGGAGGAGAAGGGTTTATTCGCATTAGCCTGACCGCAGGGGACGACGCGCTGAGCAACGCGCTGGACCGTCTTGCCCGGCTGGCGCTGTTTTAG
- a CDS encoding NADP-dependent oxidoreductase, with translation MSTQMMKAVQQHAFGGPEVLSYEDAPLPALQAGEVLVQVHAVGVNPPDSYLRDGYQQLPPEWRPEVHFPLILGTDLSGVVVARADDVREVALGDDVYAMARFPEGAAGGSRAYAEYVSVPVSDLARKPRMLSHQQAAAVPMSLLTAWQFMIDPGHEVANPLQPEPHRPVPLAGKRVLVNGAAGGVGHFAVQLAKWQGAEVIAVAAGSHEAFLRQIGADAFIDYTTTAVEETVRDLDLVIDAPGGPDSGRFLRTLRRGGVLYPIFPLGFAGAEEARQRGVTVSTTQVRSSGAQLAQLADLLDAGAIRVAVDSVFPLAQARRAHERAAQGHLEGKIVLSVIDPSAE, from the coding sequence ATGTCGACGCAGATGATGAAGGCCGTTCAACAGCACGCCTTTGGCGGCCCGGAAGTCCTGAGCTATGAGGATGCGCCACTGCCGGCGCTGCAGGCTGGTGAGGTACTGGTGCAGGTGCACGCGGTGGGCGTGAACCCTCCGGACAGCTATCTGCGCGATGGCTATCAACAGCTGCCCCCGGAGTGGCGGCCCGAGGTCCACTTTCCCTTGATCCTCGGAACGGATCTCTCCGGCGTGGTGGTAGCGCGGGCAGACGACGTCCGGGAGGTGGCGCTCGGCGACGACGTGTATGCCATGGCGCGATTTCCCGAAGGGGCGGCAGGGGGCAGCCGCGCTTACGCCGAGTACGTTAGCGTACCGGTGAGCGACCTGGCCCGCAAACCGCGGATGTTAAGCCATCAGCAGGCTGCGGCCGTGCCGATGTCGCTCCTGACCGCCTGGCAGTTCATGATCGATCCCGGGCATGAGGTGGCGAATCCGCTGCAGCCGGAGCCGCACCGGCCGGTGCCGCTGGCGGGTAAACGCGTCCTGGTCAACGGCGCGGCAGGGGGCGTCGGTCATTTCGCCGTGCAGCTGGCGAAGTGGCAGGGCGCCGAGGTGATTGCCGTCGCTGCCGGCAGTCATGAAGCCTTTTTGCGTCAGATCGGCGCCGATGCTTTTATCGACTATACGACCACAGCGGTCGAGGAGACGGTGCGTGACCTGGATCTGGTTATCGATGCGCCGGGCGGGCCGGACAGCGGCCGTTTTCTGCGTACCCTGCGGCGCGGCGGCGTGCTGTACCCGATCTTCCCGCTCGGCTTTGCCGGGGCGGAAGAGGCACGGCAGCGCGGCGTGACCGTTTCGACTACCCAGGTGCGCTCCAGCGGCGCGCAGCTCGCTCAACTTGCGGATCTACTGGATGCTGGCGCCATTCGGGTCGCTGTTGACAGCGTTTTCCCGCTTGCACAGGCGCGCAGGGCGCACGAGCGGGCAGCGCAGGGCCATCTTGAGGGCAAAATCGTACTGTCGGTGATTGACCCGTCAGCAGAGTAA
- a CDS encoding TetR/AcrR family transcriptional regulator, with translation MRADARKNYDLLIDVAREVFVEQGAEASLRDIARRAGVGMGTLYRHFPNRDSLLEALLRSRFAALTARAESLLLAADPGAALLEWLAESVAFTHQHRGIIAPLMSAIDDPESALHSACVTLRAAGTSLLTRAQQTGQARPDLSGDELFDLIAALAWLREQPSHAPRAERIFAVLADAILTAG, from the coding sequence ATGAGAGCTGATGCCAGAAAAAATTATGACCTGTTAATCGACGTGGCCCGCGAGGTTTTTGTGGAGCAAGGCGCCGAAGCGTCGCTACGCGATATTGCCCGCCGGGCGGGCGTCGGAATGGGAACCCTTTACCGCCACTTTCCCAACCGCGACAGCCTGCTGGAAGCCCTGCTTCGCAGCCGCTTTGCGGCGCTAACCGCCCGGGCTGAGTCGCTTCTGCTCGCCGCCGATCCTGGCGCGGCCCTGCTGGAGTGGCTGGCCGAGAGCGTGGCGTTTACCCATCAGCATCGCGGGATCATCGCTCCGCTGATGAGCGCCATCGACGATCCTGAGTCCGCCCTGCACAGCGCCTGCGTGACTCTGCGCGCCGCCGGCACGTCGCTGCTGACCCGCGCGCAGCAGACCGGGCAGGCACGGCCAGATCTCAGTGGAGACGAACTGTTCGATCTGATTGCCGCACTTGCCTGGCTACGGGAGCAGCCGTCCCATGCCCCGCGCGCCGAGCGGATTTTCGCGGTGCTGGCCGACGCGATCCTGACTGCCGGCTAG
- a CDS encoding NmrA/HSCARG family protein → MNNAQSVLVFGATGQQGGSVARALLHRGWQVRALVRDPFSVGAVALAARGAELVEGTFEDRAAMRSAMAGVDGVFSVQPSSPGGTVTDEQEVRYGITIADLAVECGVKHLVYSSGSAAGDTPTGVAHYDTKAAIERHIRGLPLASTIVRPATFMELLVMPGFGLDEGHFHFFMLPEGRMQVLAVEDIGHLVAAVFAAPARFAGKTFEIASDSVTGRQLEALFSAQAGRPIPYSRFSDEVLAASPFLHKLTGLVDDGRLAGHADLDAMRRLHPQLYTFAGWLAGPGRPAFERALTSAASWAFDR, encoded by the coding sequence ATGAATAATGCGCAAAGCGTGTTGGTTTTTGGCGCCACCGGTCAGCAGGGCGGCTCGGTGGCGCGGGCGCTGCTGCACCGCGGCTGGCAGGTGCGGGCGCTGGTCAGGGATCCTTTCTCCGTCGGGGCGGTCGCGCTGGCGGCGCGGGGAGCCGAGCTGGTGGAGGGTACCTTTGAAGACCGGGCGGCAATGCGGTCGGCGATGGCCGGGGTCGACGGCGTCTTCAGCGTCCAGCCCAGTTCGCCGGGAGGGACGGTGACCGATGAGCAGGAGGTACGCTACGGGATAACCATCGCCGATCTCGCCGTCGAGTGCGGGGTGAAGCATCTGGTGTACAGCTCCGGTAGTGCGGCGGGCGATACGCCGACCGGCGTAGCGCATTATGACACCAAAGCGGCGATTGAACGGCATATCCGCGGCCTGCCGCTGGCGTCGACCATCGTGCGGCCCGCCACCTTTATGGAGCTGCTGGTGATGCCCGGTTTTGGTCTTGATGAAGGGCATTTTCACTTTTTTATGCTGCCGGAGGGGAGGATGCAGGTGCTGGCGGTGGAGGATATCGGCCACCTGGTCGCCGCGGTTTTTGCCGCGCCGGCACGGTTTGCCGGCAAGACGTTCGAGATCGCCAGCGACAGCGTGACCGGTCGTCAGCTCGAGGCGTTATTTTCCGCGCAGGCGGGACGGCCGATCCCCTATTCGCGATTTTCCGACGAGGTGCTGGCCGCCAGTCCTTTTCTGCATAAGCTGACCGGGCTGGTGGACGACGGGCGGCTGGCCGGGCATGCCGACCTCGACGCCATGCGCCGGCTGCACCCGCAGCTGTACACCTTCGCCGGCTGGCTGGCCGGCCCCGGCCGTCCTGCCTTCGAGCGAGCGCTGACCAGCGCGGCCAGCTGGGCGTTTGATCGTTAA
- a CDS encoding MBL fold metallo-hydrolase has protein sequence MMQTYQTGDSLIFKVPEREITLQPAALYPEAFPVAEADAVIQPIALSIHSWVVQTPHDLIVIDTATGNGRERGGNPLYHQLNTPYLENLRAAGVNPEDVTLVLLTHLHTDHVGWNTVWQDDRWVPLFPNARYLCSAKELTRVKNSERYRALWLDSLLPVIEAGQLETVDVAARPRVGGRIAFVPTPGHSPDHAALILASGDDYACFSGDLLHSPLQFAHPQWNSAFCGDPRLAEASRREMMAWGTSHHAQWFTGHFAGPSCGWLEEDKQGEYRWREAGQQAADKGEE, from the coding sequence GTGATGCAAACGTACCAGACAGGCGATAGCCTGATTTTCAAAGTGCCGGAGCGCGAGATTACCCTGCAGCCGGCGGCGCTCTATCCAGAGGCGTTCCCGGTAGCGGAGGCGGACGCCGTCATTCAGCCGATTGCGCTGTCGATCCACAGCTGGGTGGTGCAGACCCCCCACGATCTGATTGTTATTGATACGGCCACCGGCAACGGTCGGGAGCGCGGCGGTAATCCGCTCTATCATCAACTTAACACGCCGTATCTGGAGAATCTTCGCGCCGCGGGAGTGAACCCGGAGGACGTGACCCTGGTGCTACTGACCCACCTGCATACCGACCATGTTGGATGGAATACCGTGTGGCAGGACGATCGCTGGGTGCCGCTGTTCCCGAATGCGCGCTATCTGTGCTCGGCAAAAGAGCTGACGCGGGTGAAAAACAGCGAACGCTACCGGGCGCTGTGGCTCGACAGCCTGCTGCCGGTGATCGAAGCCGGCCAGCTGGAAACCGTCGATGTGGCGGCCCGGCCGCGGGTCGGCGGGCGGATCGCCTTTGTGCCCACGCCCGGCCACAGTCCCGACCACGCCGCGCTGATCCTCGCCTCCGGGGATGACTACGCCTGTTTCTCCGGCGATCTTCTGCATTCCCCGCTCCAGTTTGCCCACCCGCAGTGGAATTCGGCGTTCTGCGGCGATCCCCGGCTGGCGGAAGCCTCGCGACGGGAGATGATGGCGTGGGGGACAAGCCATCATGCTCAATGGTTCACCGGGCATTTTGCCGGGCCTTCCTGCGGCTGGCTGGAGGAGGATAAGCAAGGTGAATATCGCTGGCGAGAGGCCGGGCAACAGGCTGCAGATAAAGGGGAAGAGTGA
- a CDS encoding LysR family transcriptional regulator yields MKKIIENDFSRIDLNLLTVLMVLYREGSVTRCAEALHLGQPAISGALKRLREMFDDPLFVRSARGMLPTPRAQALMTDLQPLMEKLHSAMFGAGEFVPARAQQLFRIGLSDWSEHWLMPPLLPGLMQEAPGVSLQTIAADPFQVRQLLEEDRIDVAVSLNKQSRGEIVSEPVMTMGVTTLWSPQQIPCRGPLSVGDFVAWEHVMVAYRETGHGEIDRQLASQGLARRVRFATQNFSTFPLLLTTLPLFATVPQGLAQRWQAQYALRAEAPPVAYPQFTLCILRHKRRAQDPALNWLVARLKQAMRGE; encoded by the coding sequence ATGAAGAAAATCATTGAAAATGATTTTAGTCGTATCGATCTGAATCTGTTGACGGTCTTGATGGTGCTGTACCGCGAAGGGAGCGTCACTCGCTGCGCAGAGGCACTGCATCTTGGCCAGCCGGCCATCAGCGGGGCGCTGAAACGGCTGCGCGAGATGTTTGACGACCCGTTGTTCGTGCGCAGCGCCAGGGGCATGCTGCCGACGCCGCGGGCGCAAGCGCTGATGACCGACCTGCAGCCGCTGATGGAAAAGCTGCATTCGGCGATGTTTGGCGCCGGAGAGTTCGTCCCGGCGCGCGCGCAGCAGCTTTTTCGTATCGGCCTCAGCGACTGGAGCGAACACTGGCTGATGCCCCCGCTGTTACCCGGGCTGATGCAGGAGGCGCCCGGGGTTTCGTTGCAGACGATAGCCGCCGACCCCTTCCAGGTACGCCAGCTGCTGGAGGAGGATCGCATTGATGTCGCAGTGTCTCTCAACAAACAGAGCCGCGGGGAGATCGTCAGCGAGCCGGTGATGACCATGGGGGTCACCACCCTGTGGTCGCCGCAGCAGATCCCCTGTCGCGGCCCGCTGTCGGTGGGCGACTTTGTCGCCTGGGAACATGTGATGGTGGCCTATCGCGAAACCGGCCACGGTGAAATTGACCGCCAGCTCGCCAGCCAGGGGCTGGCGCGGCGCGTGCGCTTTGCCACGCAGAATTTCTCCACCTTTCCCCTGCTGCTGACCACCCTGCCGCTGTTCGCCACCGTCCCGCAGGGGCTGGCGCAGCGCTGGCAGGCGCAGTACGCGCTGCGCGCAGAGGCTCCGCCAGTGGCATATCCGCAATTTACCTTGTGTATTCTGCGTCACAAACGGCGGGCGCAGGATCCGGCGCTGAACTGGCTGGTGGCGAGACTGAAACAGGCCATGCGCGGCGAGTAA
- a CDS encoding LysR family transcriptional regulator, with the protein MDKLDAMQVYVAVVDAHSFARAAEVLGQPRSTVSRVVKELEAWLGAQLLQRTTRKLSVTAEGRRYYEECKRLLAEMAAMEASFPGRSAQPAGRFKVGMPQSLARHCILPRIGEFLQQYPDLELILCSSDNVEDIIQEGFDCVIRTGRIEDSTTLVARPLARYRWMILAAPAWLAAHGCPQDIDELHQHRAVGYLNHRTGRTIDWLFTLDDGDRAIRMQETLVVDDTDAYIQAGVQGLGLIRVASYLAQPYLQSGALVACLEQTASDLPLSLVYPQNRYLPPAVRAFYDWSRRVLEPPLIER; encoded by the coding sequence ATGGACAAACTGGATGCTATGCAGGTCTATGTTGCGGTTGTGGACGCCCATAGCTTCGCCCGCGCGGCGGAGGTGCTCGGGCAGCCGCGCTCCACGGTATCGCGAGTGGTAAAGGAGCTGGAGGCCTGGCTCGGGGCGCAGCTTCTCCAGCGCACCACCCGCAAGCTCAGCGTGACGGCGGAAGGTCGCCGGTACTATGAGGAGTGTAAACGGCTGTTGGCCGAGATGGCGGCGATGGAAGCCTCCTTTCCCGGGCGCTCGGCTCAGCCCGCCGGACGGTTCAAGGTAGGGATGCCGCAATCCCTCGCCCGCCACTGCATTCTGCCGCGGATCGGCGAGTTTCTGCAGCAGTATCCCGACCTGGAGCTGATCCTCTGCTCAAGCGACAACGTGGAAGATATTATTCAGGAGGGATTCGACTGCGTGATCCGTACCGGGCGGATCGAAGATTCCACCACCCTGGTGGCGCGGCCTCTGGCCCGCTACCGCTGGATGATTCTCGCCGCGCCGGCCTGGCTCGCGGCCCACGGCTGCCCGCAGGACATCGACGAGCTGCACCAGCACCGCGCGGTAGGCTATCTCAACCACCGTACCGGGCGGACCATCGACTGGCTTTTTACTCTCGACGACGGTGATCGTGCGATCCGTATGCAGGAGACGCTGGTGGTCGACGATACCGATGCCTATATCCAGGCCGGCGTTCAGGGGCTGGGTCTGATCCGCGTCGCCAGCTATCTGGCGCAACCTTATCTGCAGAGCGGGGCGCTGGTCGCCTGTCTGGAGCAGACCGCTTCTGATCTTCCTTTGTCGCTGGTCTATCCGCAAAACCGCTATCTGCCGCCGGCGGTGCGCGCGTTTTATGACTGGAGCAGGCGTGTTCTGGAGCCTCCGCTCATCGAACGCTGA
- a CDS encoding aromatic alcohol reductase, whose translation MNTDNFNHEEKVLVLGAGQLGAAVLDALVPAVFQRQGTVSVIVSPGAWDETGQLRSANHQALADAGATFLAVDIAGGSQEALAGQFRGFTTVINCMGFVAGPGTQLKITRAVLAAGVPRYFPWQFGVNYDVVGKGSGQPVWDEQYDVRTLLRAQQATEWVIVSTGMFTSFLFEPDFDVVNLSNRTLHALGSWDTQVTVTSPADIGRLTTAIYLHQPRIVNEVVFVAGETTSYRQLADTVERVTQQTFSKAVHTLPALLDQLRADPENTMLRYRAAFARGDGMWWPMEDTWNARHHLPTQNVAGWLQAAR comes from the coding sequence ATGAATACTGATAATTTTAATCATGAGGAAAAGGTATTGGTGCTGGGAGCGGGACAACTGGGCGCCGCCGTTCTCGATGCGCTGGTGCCTGCGGTGTTCCAGCGCCAGGGCACGGTCTCGGTTATCGTCTCGCCGGGGGCCTGGGATGAAACCGGCCAGCTGCGGTCGGCAAACCATCAGGCGCTGGCCGACGCCGGGGCCACTTTTCTGGCGGTCGACATCGCCGGTGGATCCCAGGAGGCCCTCGCCGGGCAGTTTCGCGGATTCACCACCGTGATTAACTGCATGGGGTTTGTCGCCGGTCCGGGGACACAGCTGAAAATTACCCGCGCGGTGCTGGCGGCCGGGGTACCCCGCTATTTTCCCTGGCAGTTTGGCGTCAATTACGATGTGGTTGGCAAAGGCAGCGGTCAGCCGGTCTGGGACGAGCAGTACGATGTCCGGACCCTGCTGCGCGCGCAGCAGGCCACGGAGTGGGTCATTGTCTCCACCGGGATGTTTACCAGCTTTCTCTTCGAACCAGACTTCGATGTAGTGAATTTATCCAACCGAACCCTTCACGCCCTTGGCAGCTGGGATACCCAGGTGACCGTCACCTCACCGGCGGATATTGGCCGCCTGACCACGGCGATTTATCTGCATCAGCCGCGGATCGTCAACGAGGTGGTGTTTGTTGCCGGCGAAACAACTTCTTACCGGCAGCTGGCAGACACCGTAGAGCGCGTAACGCAGCAAACGTTCAGCAAAGCTGTTCATACCCTGCCCGCCCTGCTGGACCAGCTGCGGGCGGACCCGGAGAACACCATGCTGCGCTATCGCGCCGCCTTCGCCCGGGGCGACGGCATGTGGTGGCCGATGGAGGATACCTGGAATGCCCGGCATCATCTGCCGACCCAGAACGTTGCCGGCTGGCTGCAGGCCGCGCGCTGA
- a CDS encoding YdgH/BhsA/McbA-like domain containing protein codes for MKKLIPLIVVSCLLPLAANARTITATGDTLDHAESKIRQQAAREGTTAYRIIEARMGNNVHITAKIAD; via the coding sequence ATGAAAAAGTTAATTCCACTGATCGTAGTGAGTTGTCTGCTGCCGCTGGCGGCAAATGCCAGAACCATCACCGCCACCGGCGATACCCTGGACCATGCGGAGAGCAAAATCCGCCAGCAGGCCGCCCGCGAGGGCACGACCGCCTATCGCATCATTGAGGCGCGAATGGGCAACAACGTACATATCACGGCGAAAATCGCGGACTAA